One segment of Carya illinoinensis cultivar Pawnee chromosome 1, C.illinoinensisPawnee_v1, whole genome shotgun sequence DNA contains the following:
- the LOC122313029 gene encoding uncharacterized protein LOC122313029, whose translation MARSLSQTLTNLPRNLSPKSRLLTHRTQSNQSSKPHHLADLAELTDSSSTSSDPLVRQLEDAIHRIIVRRSAPDWLPFLPGASYWVPPPPRSCSHGLSHLVHQLANPLSEEESMAITTDRGWPSSAYFIKGGSPQPVEVEPTSNTKSQAEDDEG comes from the exons ATGGCAAGGTCCCTCTCACAAACCCTAACTAATCTTCCCCGCAATCTCTCCCCCAAATCTCGCCTCCTAACTCACCGAACCCAATCCAACCAGTCCTCCAAACCCCATCACCTTGCCGACCTCGCCGAGCTCACCGactcttcctctacctcttccGATCCCCTTGTCCGCCAGCTCGAGGACGCCATTCACCGGATCATCGTGCGCCGTTCCGCGCCCGATTGGCTCCCTTTTCTCCCCGGCGCCTCCTACTGGGTTCCACCTCCTCCGCGCTCCTGCTCCCACGGCCTGTCCCACTTGGTGCACCAGTTGGCAAATCCCTTGTCCGAGGAGGAGTCCATGGCCATCACGACCGACCGTGGCTGGCCTTCTTCCGCCTACTTCATCAAAG GTGGATCTCCTCAGCCAGTGGAAGTAGAGCCAACATCAAATACTAAGTCTCAAGCTGAGGATGACGAAGGATGA